A genomic stretch from Candidatus Edwardsbacteria bacterium includes:
- a CDS encoding cation acetate symporter, producing the protein MNYAVSPWAIAIFCAFVVGVLAISYHFARSTKSASGFYTAGGNIHWSVNGIAFAGDYLSAASFLGICGMIAFSGYDGFLYSVGYLAGWVVAMFVVAEPIKRLGKYTFTDALNAKFNSRGIQLAAAISTLLVSIFYLIPQMVGAGSLVTPLLGLPHEFGVIMVGTLVIIIVATAGMASTTYVQFLKGGLLLIFSLVLVFLVLSRGVSTKPDQGGDVPFRHFSTVKVGSWNGQNMVLADSGYTVAGIFPENSGKLVFVKLVKSGQISFWKLNSAEMRLEETQTLAVKPDGSKLYNGEPKENGKFYQVGHMSQVVKDGQEVEKSGTTDFFSFIKTIKDGTVIRWLKFVGLKDGDDQVTVYYQQPMAGKEVLKPGVKFKVDSAKGATTSDKVNFISLMIALFFGTAALPHVLIRYYTVPNPASARKSTIVAIAAIGLFYMLTLYMGLGAMVNGVLDLTNDNMSAPLLAKSFGVAIFAIISALAFATVLGTVSGLIIASSGAVAHDLMDKFFKVKMNDHQKVMWGKLAAVVVGIIAMVLGILFKGMNVSYLVGWAFAVAASANLPTIAMILFWKKTTSRGVLASILVGLGSALGMILLSQETFNEVYHMPHIKSLIPINNPAIISVPLSFLTLVVVSLLTQRQEAARQARNKIQEGKA; encoded by the coding sequence ATGAATTACGCCGTATCGCCATGGGCCATCGCCATCTTCTGCGCCTTCGTGGTTGGGGTGCTGGCCATATCGTACCATTTCGCCCGGTCCACCAAATCGGCCTCCGGTTTCTATACCGCCGGCGGCAACATCCACTGGTCGGTCAACGGCATCGCCTTCGCCGGGGACTACCTCTCGGCCGCCTCCTTCCTGGGGATCTGCGGCATGATCGCCTTTTCGGGCTACGACGGCTTCCTGTATTCCGTCGGCTATCTGGCCGGCTGGGTGGTGGCCATGTTCGTGGTGGCCGAGCCGATCAAACGCCTGGGCAAGTATACCTTCACCGACGCCCTCAACGCCAAGTTCAACTCCCGGGGCATCCAGCTGGCGGCGGCCATCAGCACCCTGCTGGTGTCCATCTTCTATCTGATTCCCCAGATGGTCGGCGCCGGGAGCTTAGTGACACCGCTGTTGGGCCTGCCTCATGAGTTCGGCGTGATCATGGTCGGCACCTTGGTGATCATCATCGTGGCCACGGCCGGCATGGCCTCCACCACCTATGTCCAGTTTCTCAAAGGCGGGCTGCTGCTGATCTTCTCGCTGGTCCTGGTGTTTTTGGTGCTCTCCCGCGGCGTCTCCACCAAACCCGACCAGGGCGGCGATGTGCCTTTCCGTCATTTTTCCACGGTCAAGGTCGGCTCCTGGAACGGCCAGAACATGGTACTGGCCGATAGCGGATATACGGTGGCGGGGATTTTCCCGGAGAATTCGGGAAAGCTGGTCTTCGTCAAGCTGGTCAAAAGCGGACAGATCTCTTTCTGGAAACTCAATTCCGCAGAGATGCGCCTAGAGGAGACCCAGACCCTTGCCGTCAAGCCCGACGGATCCAAGCTGTACAACGGCGAACCCAAGGAGAACGGAAAATTCTACCAGGTGGGCCATATGAGCCAGGTGGTCAAGGATGGCCAGGAGGTCGAGAAGAGCGGCACCACCGATTTCTTCAGCTTCATCAAGACCATCAAGGACGGGACGGTGATACGCTGGCTGAAGTTCGTGGGCTTGAAGGACGGCGATGACCAGGTGACCGTCTACTACCAGCAGCCGATGGCCGGCAAAGAAGTGCTCAAGCCGGGGGTGAAATTCAAGGTGGACAGCGCCAAGGGGGCCACCACCTCCGACAAGGTCAACTTCATCTCCCTGATGATAGCCCTGTTCTTCGGCACCGCGGCCCTGCCGCACGTGCTGATCCGCTATTATACCGTCCCCAACCCGGCCAGCGCCCGGAAGTCGACCATCGTGGCCATCGCCGCCATCGGCCTGTTCTACATGCTGACCCTGTACATGGGGCTGGGGGCCATGGTCAACGGGGTGCTGGACCTGACCAACGACAACATGTCGGCCCCGCTGCTGGCCAAGTCGTTCGGGGTGGCGATATTCGCCATTATCTCGGCCCTGGCCTTCGCTACGGTGCTGGGCACGGTCAGCGGACTGATCATCGCCTCCTCGGGCGCAGTGGCCCACGATCTGATGGACAAGTTCTTCAAAGTCAAGATGAACGATCACCAGAAAGTGATGTGGGGCAAGCTGGCCGCAGTGGTGGTGGGCATCATCGCCATGGTGCTGGGCATCCTGTTCAAAGGCATGAACGTTTCATACTTAGTGGGCTGGGCCTTTGCGGTGGCGGCCTCGGCCAATCTGCCGACCATCGCCATGATACTGTTCTGGAAAAAGACCACCTCCCGCGGGGTGCTGGCCTCTATACTGGTGGGCCTGGGGTCGGCCTTGGGGATGATATTGCTGTCGCAGGAGACCTTCAACGAGGTCTACCATATGCCGCACATCAAGTCCCTGATCCCCATCAACAACCCGGCTATCATCTCGGTGCCCTTAAGCTTCCTGACCCTGGTGGTGGTCTCCCTGCTGACCCAGCGCCAGGAGGCCGCCCGGCAGGCCAGAAACAAAATACAGGAGGGAAAAGCATGA
- a CDS encoding DUF485 domain-containing protein, translating to MHEPSSQWAKDHAASIKRVLGLWFVTLYAIVYAGFIVINVVSPGFMAVDVGSFNVAIVYGFLLIIFAIFLAAIYNHICTHAEEVMTNMHSDEEAEALEEGHS from the coding sequence ATGCACGAACCCTCCAGCCAATGGGCCAAGGATCATGCGGCCTCGATCAAACGGGTATTGGGGCTTTGGTTTGTGACCCTCTACGCCATAGTCTACGCCGGCTTCATCGTCATCAACGTGGTCAGCCCCGGCTTTATGGCGGTTGATGTGGGAAGTTTTAACGTGGCCATAGTCTATGGATTTTTACTTATCATCTTCGCCATATTTCTGGCGGCCATCTACAACCACATCTGCACCCATGCCGAGGAAGTGATGACAAACATGCATTCCGATGAAGAGGCAGAGGCGCTGGAGGAGGGACACTCATGA